In Euphorbia lathyris chromosome 2, ddEupLath1.1, whole genome shotgun sequence, the sequence TAATGTGTGTAGGTCAGAGAACATGGCACGTAAAGTTGCAGGAGAGGAGCCTTTGCCTGAGGAGGATCCTTCAAACCCTGTCTTCAAGCCAATCCCTGAGCCATCGCGGTTGGATAGCTTCCTCATCACCAATCAGATTTCTAACTTTTGCAACCAAATAAATGGGTATGTTCTTACATGTTAGGATTGAACAGATTTTGCtgttaaacataagaaaaaaaacatttttctaTTTGGCTATGTCTGCTTAAGTGGGTGGTTTTGTTAAATAACATGTCTTTGATAGGAAGGTCATAATAACATTTTCAGTACAGATTTGCTAAGAAAATATAGTTTTACAAATACAATGATGTGTGTGAGAAGTTTAATGTTATTCTGCCATATTTTCAATTGCCTTGCCTGTGTGGGAAAATTGAGTGGTTGTTGTCTCATTACATACCATATAATAATGCAGGGTTGCTGGGCAGAGCTTCAGCAGATTGTACTTAATGAAGGCATTACAAGAATGATGTTTGTTTGTATTCTGTTTTGGAAATGAGAAGTTACAGAGAAGGAAAGCCATGGATTTCGTAGGAAATGTACTGTAGACTGTTGAATTGAATATTATGTTATTGGAGACCGTCCTAGAAGAGTGTTTTTAGAGATGGCTTCTTCACTCTGGTAGTTGTAAGGAATAGGTTTATCTGATTACTCTCTGgctttataattaaattttaaattttattcagagtgaaattattttattatatgaaGATGTATACAAAGATACAACATAGGGAACTAGTCTTGGAATTGGAGGATCGGAAAATGGGTATCTTCCCAAATATGACATTCCTTGTGACTACCATCTCATGTTTTATGAAACCTTCATCCGAGCAAGGTATATAATACCTTTTGATTTTATTACGTGCATCTTCTTCAAAATTGGTAACATTAAAAAGATAAAAGAGAGGTGGAAAAGCTGCAACAGGAGCTGAATATGCGCATACTTAGAGAAGTTTTGTTTATGTGACAAACTAAATGTTAGTATATATTTCAGATTCTTTGTACATTTTCAAGGGGCATTTAAATGCAAAGAAAATATTATTGGCAACCATGTGACAATGCTACATTATTGGATTGGTTgcttactaaaaaaaaaagaaaaagtgagTAAAAATGGGAATTATATTATATGAATGGAAGATGAGGTTGATTTTTGTGGTTGGTATACAATTGAGAGAGAGCATGAGAAAGAATAACTTCAGGAGTGGATATTAGAGTTGCAGGAGATTGTTGAGGAGTTGTATCACAGCTATGAATGGGTGGTTGAAGTCTAAGCATATCCACTTCTCCATCAGTTTTCATCATGACCACACTGCTTGGCAATCTCTCTTGAAAGAAAGCTTTGTTCTTCCTAAGATGCCTGTGAATGTGATTGATAGATTAGAAAATGGAGTGGATGCATATAATACTAATAAGAAGCAATGCAATGCAGGCACCTATCAAGAACCACAAAGGAAGCATGGAGATTAGTGGTCTGTTCAAGAACAACAAGCCTCAAGGGGTGTCCCATTGCCACTTTGATGCAGGGAAGTACCTGGAGTGTAGTAATTGAGGttgagaagaagaaaagaaaaggaaggagaaaaacgagagagagagagagagagagagagagagagagagagagagaatataCCCCTTTCTGGTGACATAGGTGAATCACCTCCCGAATCTTGTGATGCTTATTAGTAGTAgttttgggtttgggttttAATGGTGACAAATCCCCAACATCATATGTCCAAACATCTAACCAAGTCTTGCATGATACTAGTAAAGATAtatgaataaattatttaggAATAGTAAGAAGATATTATTAG encodes:
- the LOC136218536 gene encoding uncharacterized protein yields the protein MDALKGFSLEPLQWALDHLITTHYSTITLLGVMPWIPLALSCKTWLDVWTYDVGDLSPLKPKPKTTTNKHHKIREVIHLCHQKGVLPCIKVAMGHPLRLVVLEQTTNLHASFVVLDRHLRKNKAFFQERLPSSVVMMKTDGEVDMLRLQPPIHSCDTTPQQSPATLISTPEVILSHALSQLYTNHKNQPHLPFI